Proteins encoded in a region of the Plodia interpunctella isolate USDA-ARS_2022_Savannah chromosome 27, ilPloInte3.2, whole genome shotgun sequence genome:
- the Dhfr gene encoding dihydrofolate reductase isoform X2, with protein sequence MAFFSSMTTKTSDTKKKNAVIMGRRTWDCIPLKYRPLPNRINIVLTRHVDDVKLKVPEGVIVVPGLNEAISYIEDREDIESTWVIGGSSIYKAAMEHKNCNKIYLTEIQKVFECDTFFPTIDKNQFTIISEDRVPGEKQVEGDISYYYKIYKKLDNSQI encoded by the exons ATGGCCTTTTTCTCATCAATGACGACCAAAACAAGTGATACCAAGAAAAAGAATGCCGTGATCATGGGCCGGAGGACCTGGGACTGTATTCCATTGAAGTACCGTCCACTTCCAAACAGAATAAACATTGTTCTTACTAGGCATGTTGATGATGTTAAGCTGAAG GTTCCCGAGGGTGTTATTGTAGTGCCAGGATTGAATGAAGCCATTTCTTACATCGAAGACAGGGAAGACATAGAATCTACGTGGGTCATTGGTGGATCATCAATTTATAAA GCTGCGATGGAGCATAAAAACtgtaacaaaatttacttaacaGAAATCCAAAAAGTGTTTGAATGCGATACATTTTTCCCCACTATTGACAAGAACCAATTCACAATAATTTCTGAAGACAGAGTACCAGGAGAGAAGCAGGTGGAAGGAGATATTAGTTATTACTATAAGATTTATAAGAAACTCGACAATTCACAAATCtag
- the Oda gene encoding LOW QUALITY PROTEIN: ornithine decarboxylase antizyme 2 (The sequence of the model RefSeq protein was modified relative to this genomic sequence to represent the inferred CDS: deleted 1 base in 1 codon): protein MTKLIQQLNFSSSISNYYGASAIEIEPNPLKEKNLGDGASLNAAAASKRSALSASDAECFSLCLGAGPLWWSDVPADDSAPPGGVNSGASSPATPSTPTHDDNNRDLLSGLLWCSASSLVCSAESLTEPSPTGFTAQQQREREATIAKILSRKDRQPVKIDFKILLTENTVTRWEAVLQGNTIYLRVPGVLQSGSKESFMLLLDFAEERLGCKNCIICVLKSRPDRATLLRTFMFMGFQLLAPTSPLMPHEINNPDYIFLHYNMQ from the exons ATGACGAAGTTAATACAACAGTTAAATTTTAGTAGTAGTATTAGTAATTACTACGGAGCATCTGCGATTGAAATTGAACCCAACCCTCTGAAGGAGAAAAACCT CGGCGATGGGGCGTCCCTGAACGCGGCGGCGGCCAGCAAGCGCTCCGCTTTGTCGGCTTCGGACGCCGAGTGCTTCTCGCTGTGCCTGGGCGCCGGGCCTCTGTG GTGGTCC GATGTCCCTGCAGACGACTCGGCACCTCCCGGAGGGGTGAATAGCGGGGCCTCGAGCCCCGCTACCCCATCTACCCCCACCCACGACGACAACAACC GTGACTTGTTGAGCGGCCTTTTGTGGTGCAGCGCCAGTTCCCTCGTCTGCAGCGCGGAGTCCCTCACCGAGCCCTCTCCCACCGGCTTCACCGCGCAGCAGCAGCGCGAGAGAGAGGCT ACCATAGCCAAGATCCTCTCGCGCAAAGACCGTCAGCCTGTTAAGATTGACTTCAAGATCCTGCTGACTGAGAACACGGTCACTCGCTGGGAAGCT GTGCTGCAAGGCAACACTATATACTTGCGTGTGCCCGGCGTGCTGCAGTCCGGCAGCAAGGAGAGCTTCATGCTTCTGCTCGACTTCGCCGAGGAGCGGCTCGGCTGCAAAAA CTGCATAATCTGCGTGCTGAAGAGCAGGCCGGATCGCGCTACTCTGCTGCGCACCTTCATGTTCATGGGTTTCCAACTGCTGGCCCCCACCTCGCCCCTCATGCCGCACGAGATCAACAACCCTGATTACATCTTCTTGCACTACAACATGCAGTAG
- the Dhfr gene encoding dihydrofolate reductase isoform X1 → MSKTKLNLIAAACENMGIGINGNLPWRLKNEMAFFSSMTTKTSDTKKKNAVIMGRRTWDCIPLKYRPLPNRINIVLTRHVDDVKLKVPEGVIVVPGLNEAISYIEDREDIESTWVIGGSSIYKAAMEHKNCNKIYLTEIQKVFECDTFFPTIDKNQFTIISEDRVPGEKQVEGDISYYYKIYKKLDNSQI, encoded by the exons ATGAGtaaaacgaaattaaatttaatagctGCGGCTTGCGAAAACATGGGGATTGGTATAAATGGGAATCTTCCTTGGAGGCTCAA AAACGAAATGGCCTTTTTCTCATCAATGACGACCAAAACAAGTGATACCAAGAAAAAGAATGCCGTGATCATGGGCCGGAGGACCTGGGACTGTATTCCATTGAAGTACCGTCCACTTCCAAACAGAATAAACATTGTTCTTACTAGGCATGTTGATGATGTTAAGCTGAAG GTTCCCGAGGGTGTTATTGTAGTGCCAGGATTGAATGAAGCCATTTCTTACATCGAAGACAGGGAAGACATAGAATCTACGTGGGTCATTGGTGGATCATCAATTTATAAA GCTGCGATGGAGCATAAAAACtgtaacaaaatttacttaacaGAAATCCAAAAAGTGTTTGAATGCGATACATTTTTCCCCACTATTGACAAGAACCAATTCACAATAATTTCTGAAGACAGAGTACCAGGAGAGAAGCAGGTGGAAGGAGATATTAGTTATTACTATAAGATTTATAAGAAACTCGACAATTCACAAATCtag